A genomic stretch from Bacillus sp. N1-1 includes:
- the aceA gene encoding isocitrate lyase, translating into MTKQTAASLQENWKQDRFKGIERPYSPEEVLRLQGSIQIEYTLAKRGSERLWKLVNEEDFINALGALTGNQAVQQVKAGLKAIYLSGWQVAADANVSGQMYPDQSLYPVNSVPQVVKRINQALQRADQIEHSEGIHDRDWFVPIVADAEAGFGGALNVFELMKSMIEAGAAAVHFEDQLSSEKKCGHLGGKVLLPTQQAVKNLISARLAADVMGVPTLIIARTDANAANLITSDVDKYDGEFLTGERTPEGFFYTKPGLDQAIARGLAYAPYADLIWCETSEPNLEEAQKFANAIHERFPGKLLAYNCSPSFNWKKKLDDETIAKFQRELGKMGYKFQFVTLAGFHALNHSMFELARDYKDNGMAAYSRLQQAEFASEADGYSATRHQREVGTGYFDTVSQVITGGTSSTTALKGSTEEEQFTSTK; encoded by the coding sequence ATGACAAAGCAAACGGCAGCATCACTTCAAGAAAATTGGAAGCAAGATCGTTTTAAAGGAATCGAACGTCCATATTCACCTGAGGAAGTGTTGAGGTTGCAGGGCTCCATTCAAATTGAGTACACCCTTGCAAAAAGAGGGTCAGAAAGGTTATGGAAGCTCGTTAACGAAGAGGATTTTATTAACGCGCTAGGTGCTCTTACTGGTAACCAGGCAGTTCAGCAGGTGAAAGCTGGCTTAAAAGCCATATACTTAAGCGGTTGGCAAGTAGCCGCAGATGCGAATGTATCGGGGCAAATGTATCCGGACCAAAGTTTGTATCCTGTAAACAGCGTACCACAAGTCGTAAAACGAATTAATCAAGCGCTTCAACGTGCGGATCAAATTGAACATTCAGAGGGTATTCACGATCGTGATTGGTTTGTACCAATTGTGGCTGATGCTGAAGCCGGTTTTGGTGGCGCGTTAAATGTTTTTGAACTTATGAAGTCGATGATAGAAGCAGGTGCAGCTGCTGTCCACTTTGAGGATCAACTTTCTTCAGAGAAGAAATGTGGCCACCTTGGTGGAAAGGTTCTTCTTCCAACACAGCAGGCGGTGAAAAATTTAATCTCCGCCCGTTTAGCAGCAGATGTGATGGGCGTACCAACGTTAATCATTGCACGCACGGATGCGAATGCAGCCAACTTAATTACGAGCGATGTTGATAAATATGATGGTGAGTTTTTAACAGGTGAACGCACTCCTGAAGGCTTTTTCTACACGAAACCAGGTCTTGATCAGGCGATTGCAAGAGGCCTTGCTTATGCGCCGTACGCTGATCTTATCTGGTGTGAAACTTCTGAACCTAATTTGGAAGAAGCTCAGAAGTTTGCAAATGCCATACATGAGCGTTTCCCTGGAAAATTGTTAGCTTACAACTGTTCGCCTTCTTTTAACTGGAAAAAGAAGCTGGATGATGAAACGATCGCTAAATTCCAGCGCGAATTAGGGAAAATGGGCTACAAGTTCCAGTTTGTAACACTTGCTGGTTTCCATGCGCTTAATCACAGCATGTTCGAGCTTGCACGCGACTATAAGGATAATGGAATGGCGGCTTACTCTAGACTTCAACAAGCAGAATTTGCAAGCGAGGCAGACGGCTATTCTGCTACAAGACACCAGCGTGAAGTTGGAACAGGTTACTTTGATACCGTATCACAAGTCATTACAGGTGGTACTTCTTCAACAACTGCTTTGAAAGGCTCAACTGAAGAAGAGCAGTTCACTTCAACAAAATAA
- a CDS encoding glycine/sarcosine/betaine reductase selenoprotein B family protein yields MIKKVEQAVQQNWVPSFRYEKNETSPFTPFTKYLSHAKGAVISTGGFYVKGQTPFNDNFGLGDPSYREIPVSTSLKDLSISHEHYDQTNARQDANVLFPLDVMKELQEEGRIGELAETHYSFMGYIPTPHPLKNVTAQEVAQKLLKDNVDFALLVPS; encoded by the coding sequence ATGATTAAAAAAGTCGAACAAGCCGTTCAACAAAATTGGGTACCCTCATTTCGTTATGAAAAGAATGAAACAAGCCCCTTTACACCGTTTACAAAATATTTAAGTCATGCAAAAGGTGCTGTAATCTCAACTGGTGGCTTTTATGTAAAAGGCCAAACACCTTTTAATGATAACTTCGGACTTGGTGACCCATCTTATCGGGAGATTCCTGTTTCAACTTCTTTAAAAGATCTTTCTATTTCTCATGAGCACTATGATCAAACAAATGCTAGGCAAGATGCAAACGTCCTCTTCCCTCTTGATGTTATGAAAGAACTTCAAGAAGAAGGACGTATCGGTGAACTTGCCGAAACGCACTATAGCTTTATGGGATACATTCCCACACCTCACCCACTAAAAAATGTGACAGCTCAAGAGGTGGCGCAGAAATTACTTAAAGATAACGTAGATTTTGCCTTGTTGGTGCCTTCCTGA
- a CDS encoding superoxide dismutase, translating to MSDKLLEWGYLLRDQVLASKAHEQLKSPLLRRTEKWLDEMQSSEERLHDNQEKAWYEIAHHLYDQWRNLQENTTSVPIGEHTLPPLPYKYDALEPAISARIMELHHDIHHQSYVDGLNKAELALQEARKNNEFDLIKHWERELAFNGAGHYLHTLFWSIMSPKGGKPNSELLSELQKSFGSFNKFKQQFTNAANKVEGSGWAILVWSPVSRRLEILQAEKHQNLSQWDIVPLLAIDVWEHAYYLQYENKRKQYIENWWNIVNWNEVNKRFAKARQLTWNPF from the coding sequence TTGTCAGATAAACTGCTTGAATGGGGATATCTACTAAGAGATCAAGTCTTAGCTAGTAAAGCTCATGAACAATTGAAATCCCCCTTACTTCGTCGTACAGAAAAGTGGTTAGACGAAATGCAAAGTTCAGAAGAGCGGCTTCATGATAATCAAGAAAAGGCATGGTATGAAATAGCTCACCACTTATATGACCAGTGGCGTAACTTGCAAGAAAATACGACCTCCGTTCCGATCGGCGAACATACCCTTCCTCCTTTGCCATACAAGTACGATGCACTTGAACCAGCCATTAGTGCAAGGATTATGGAGCTACACCATGATATTCACCACCAAAGCTATGTTGATGGATTAAACAAAGCGGAACTTGCCTTACAGGAAGCTAGAAAAAACAATGAATTTGACCTCATTAAACATTGGGAACGTGAATTAGCTTTTAACGGGGCGGGGCACTATCTTCACACATTATTTTGGAGCATCATGAGTCCTAAAGGTGGAAAACCGAATAGTGAACTTCTATCTGAACTTCAAAAGAGTTTTGGATCTTTCAATAAATTCAAGCAACAGTTTACGAATGCTGCGAATAAAGTAGAAGGTTCCGGCTGGGCAATCTTAGTTTGGTCTCCTGTATCAAGAAGACTAGAAATTCTTCAAGCAGAAAAACATCAAAACTTGAGCCAATGGGATATTGTTCCCCTTCTTGCCATTGATGTATGGGAGCACGCTTATTATTTACAGTACGAAAATAAACGAAAGCAATACATTGAGAACTGGTGGAATATCGTCAATTGGAATGAAGTAAACAAGCGATTTGCGAAAGCTCGTCAATTAACATGGAATCCCTTTTAA
- a CDS encoding PBP1A family penicillin-binding protein: MGKKMNEEPHTGKNEGRRKKKRFARNVLLTAAFLMVFVLTFGGYQTYAYINEAPKLEGNKLSLPQSSTLFDAEGNKITDIVGKEHRKVVSFDEIPEHVVNAFIAVEDVRYWEHNGVDIKRIGGAVVANIQDGFGAEGASTITQQVVKNMLLEPEKTIKRKVQEAYLAMELEKQYSKEEILEMYLNKIYFGQGAYGVATAAETYFDKSLDELTTAEAALLAGLPQRPSGYDPYKHPDIATDRRATVLSLMEQHGFISVQEREEAASVAIEDTIVEKKNQSTTNDAFIDQVIDDLEKAGIPEEALYSGGLEIHTTLDTQAQKIVDEALTTNQVVEYPDEEFRAGLSLIDTQSGAIRAIGGNRQTGEDDVQKGFNYATQLERSPGSTIKPILDYAPGIEKLKWSTNQQFIDEELELNGKEFSNWNDEFQGSVSIREALQWSYNIPAIKAFMEVGGEEAQSFAEKLGITIEETYPAYAIGGFAKGISPLQLSGAYAAFGSGGTFHEPYSVEKVVYPNGKEMQLSSKPEKAMSEGTAYMITDMLRTVVKKGTGMQAAVKGLDIAGKTGTTSLEEGINGDGVSDAWFSGYTTNYTAAVWTGYDKTTQSTYIHKEDDDIAKLLFQHVMSEVSKGKDTPGFEQPDSVEEIEIDKTSGLRANNATPSSNIIKELYFKGEEPKKAPLPKKKEPSTDNENDQTDTKRQSEEPADNSAKEKKQPEKKVEEKPKPKPNDSVKEKEKEEPKKQNKPEEKQEKQNKPEEKQEKQNKPEEKQEKQTKPEEKQEEQTKPEEPSEPEEPSTEPEESSESDSSGNSEGESTGESETTPGTNNGDSGNEDSGNEETSEDETGTEENGDSSGNTDQSDDTGEGSQGTTGNDSSSGTSDDSGSSEEGQESEPVESEEASEPTGSPENQSSEEETTSSRKKDDSTVEEKNEEKPTE; the protein is encoded by the coding sequence ATGGGGAAAAAAATGAATGAAGAACCACATACAGGAAAAAACGAGGGCCGAAGGAAAAAGAAGCGTTTTGCTCGGAACGTACTATTAACAGCAGCTTTTTTAATGGTGTTTGTCTTAACTTTTGGCGGTTACCAAACGTATGCCTACATTAACGAAGCACCAAAGCTTGAAGGAAATAAACTAAGCTTACCGCAATCTTCTACTTTATTTGATGCTGAAGGAAACAAAATAACTGACATAGTCGGAAAAGAACATCGAAAGGTTGTTTCATTTGATGAAATTCCTGAACATGTAGTGAATGCTTTTATTGCAGTTGAAGATGTAAGGTATTGGGAACACAATGGCGTTGATATTAAACGAATTGGTGGAGCCGTTGTTGCAAATATTCAAGATGGTTTTGGGGCAGAAGGGGCAAGTACGATAACGCAACAGGTCGTTAAAAATATGCTCCTTGAACCTGAAAAGACCATTAAACGGAAAGTTCAGGAAGCTTACCTTGCAATGGAATTAGAAAAACAGTATTCAAAAGAAGAAATTTTAGAAATGTATTTAAATAAAATTTATTTTGGACAGGGAGCCTATGGCGTTGCAACAGCAGCTGAGACTTATTTTGATAAATCACTTGACGAGTTAACGACAGCTGAAGCTGCATTATTAGCAGGACTTCCACAGCGTCCGTCTGGATATGATCCATATAAGCATCCCGACATTGCTACCGATCGTCGAGCAACGGTACTGAGCTTAATGGAGCAGCACGGGTTTATCTCTGTACAAGAACGTGAAGAGGCGGCTTCTGTCGCTATTGAAGATACAATTGTGGAGAAGAAAAATCAGTCTACAACAAATGATGCTTTTATTGATCAAGTGATCGATGATCTAGAAAAAGCAGGTATCCCTGAAGAGGCTCTTTATTCAGGAGGATTAGAAATTCATACAACGCTAGACACTCAAGCACAGAAAATTGTCGACGAGGCGCTTACAACAAATCAAGTAGTCGAATACCCTGATGAGGAATTTAGAGCTGGTCTCTCTCTTATTGATACTCAGTCTGGTGCTATTCGTGCCATTGGTGGCAATCGTCAAACCGGAGAAGATGACGTCCAAAAAGGATTTAATTATGCAACTCAATTAGAACGTTCACCAGGTTCTACGATCAAGCCAATTCTTGATTATGCACCAGGTATAGAAAAACTAAAATGGTCGACAAATCAGCAGTTTATCGATGAAGAACTTGAATTGAATGGAAAAGAATTTAGTAATTGGAATGACGAGTTTCAAGGCAGCGTTTCGATTCGAGAAGCGCTTCAATGGTCTTATAATATTCCTGCTATTAAAGCGTTTATGGAAGTTGGAGGAGAAGAAGCTCAAAGCTTTGCAGAGAAGCTAGGCATTACAATTGAAGAAACATATCCGGCCTATGCGATCGGTGGCTTTGCGAAAGGAATCTCACCTTTACAGCTTTCAGGAGCGTATGCGGCGTTTGGTTCTGGCGGAACTTTTCACGAACCTTATAGTGTAGAGAAAGTGGTCTATCCAAACGGAAAAGAAATGCAGCTTTCCTCAAAACCTGAAAAGGCAATGAGTGAAGGAACAGCCTATATGATTACAGATATGCTACGAACCGTCGTTAAAAAAGGGACGGGCATGCAGGCAGCTGTAAAAGGGTTAGATATAGCTGGAAAGACGGGAACAACTAGTCTTGAAGAAGGCATTAATGGAGATGGTGTATCAGACGCATGGTTTTCTGGATATACAACGAACTACACCGCAGCAGTTTGGACCGGATACGATAAAACTACTCAAAGTACTTACATTCATAAAGAAGATGATGACATTGCAAAATTGCTATTCCAGCATGTAATGAGTGAAGTATCAAAAGGGAAAGATACACCAGGTTTTGAACAGCCTGATTCAGTTGAAGAGATTGAAATTGATAAAACATCAGGACTACGTGCAAATAATGCAACACCTTCATCAAATATTATTAAAGAACTTTATTTTAAAGGGGAAGAGCCGAAAAAAGCTCCATTGCCTAAAAAGAAAGAACCATCAACTGATAACGAAAATGATCAAACAGATACGAAACGCCAGTCCGAAGAACCTGCAGACAACTCTGCAAAAGAAAAAAAACAACCTGAGAAAAAAGTAGAAGAAAAGCCGAAGCCAAAACCAAATGATTCTGTAAAGGAAAAAGAAAAGGAAGAACCTAAGAAACAGAATAAGCCAGAAGAAAAACAAGAGAAACAGAATAAGCCAGAAGAAAAACAAGAGAAACAGAATAAGCCAGAAGAAAAACAAGAGAAGCAGACTAAACCAGAAGAAAAACAAGAGGAACAGACTAAACCAGAAGAGCCATCTGAGCCAGAAGAGCCATCAACTGAGCCAGAGGAAAGTTCAGAGTCCGATAGCTCTGGAAATTCTGAGGGTGAGAGTACTGGTGAAAGTGAGACGACACCAGGTACGAATAATGGAGACTCAGGAAATGAAGACTCAGGTAATGAAGAAACAAGTGAAGATGAAACTGGCACCGAAGAAAATGGTGACAGTTCAGGAAATACTGATCAGTCTGATGATACAGGAGAAGGTAGTCAAGGTACTACTGGCAATGACTCCTCTTCAGGTACAAGTGATGACAGCGGAAGTAGTGAGGAAGGTCAGGAGTCGGAACCTGTGGAAAGTGAAGAAGCAAGTGAACCAACAGGAAGTCCAGAAAATCAGTCTTCTGAAGAAGAGACGACCTCTTCTCGGAAGAAGGATGATTCTACTGTAGAAGAAAAAAATGAAGAAAAACCAACTGAATAA
- the adhP gene encoding alcohol dehydrogenase AdhP has product MKAAVVHAFKEPLSVKNVDKPVIGHGEILVRIKACGVCHTDLHAAHGDWPVKPKLPLIPGHEGAGIIEEVGEGVSHLKVGDRVGVPWLYSACGHCEYCLTGRETLCKEQQNAGYSVDGGYAQYCKADADYAVKIPDNLSFEEVAPIFCAGVTTYKALKVTEAKPGQWVGIYGIGGLGHVAVQYAKAMGLHVVAVDTHNEKLALAKELGADLTVNPLEENSAEFIQREVGGAHGTVCTAVSKPAFSEAYAAVRRGGSVVAVGLPPEEMPIPIFDTVLNGVKVIGSIVGTRKDLMEALQFAAEGKVKTIIETRPLEEINQIFEELENGDINGRVVLTFE; this is encoded by the coding sequence ATGAAAGCAGCCGTAGTACATGCGTTTAAAGAGCCCCTATCTGTCAAGAATGTGGACAAGCCTGTTATTGGGCATGGAGAAATATTAGTACGTATTAAAGCGTGTGGGGTGTGTCATACGGATTTACATGCTGCACATGGAGACTGGCCTGTAAAACCAAAACTACCGCTAATTCCTGGTCATGAAGGTGCTGGGATTATTGAGGAAGTAGGGGAAGGCGTGTCACACTTGAAAGTAGGAGACCGCGTTGGGGTACCGTGGCTCTACTCTGCGTGTGGCCACTGTGAGTATTGCTTGACAGGACGTGAAACGTTATGTAAAGAGCAGCAAAATGCTGGTTATTCTGTAGATGGTGGCTATGCTCAGTACTGCAAAGCAGATGCTGATTATGCAGTCAAAATTCCAGATAACTTAAGTTTTGAAGAAGTAGCCCCAATCTTTTGTGCAGGAGTTACGACTTACAAAGCTTTAAAGGTTACTGAGGCAAAGCCTGGTCAGTGGGTAGGTATTTACGGAATTGGTGGGCTAGGACACGTTGCTGTTCAATACGCGAAAGCGATGGGGCTTCATGTCGTTGCCGTTGATACGCATAATGAAAAGCTTGCTTTAGCAAAAGAACTTGGCGCAGATCTTACAGTGAATCCGCTCGAAGAAAACTCAGCAGAATTTATTCAACGAGAAGTTGGAGGGGCGCATGGTACGGTTTGTACAGCTGTTTCTAAGCCTGCTTTTAGCGAAGCCTACGCTGCTGTTCGTCGTGGTGGAAGTGTCGTTGCAGTTGGATTACCACCAGAGGAGATGCCGATTCCTATTTTTGATACGGTACTAAATGGAGTGAAAGTAATTGGTTCTATTGTTGGGACGCGTAAGGATTTGATGGAAGCTCTCCAATTTGCTGCTGAAGGAAAAGTGAAAACGATCATTGAGACTCGTCCACTAGAAGAGATTAATCAAATTTTTGAAGAACTCGAAAATGGAGACATTAATGGAAGAGTTGTTCTTACGTTCGAATAA
- a CDS encoding spore germination protein GerPB produces MNFFVNQNIVIHQLRVEGISNSSVLQIGSAGIIKPLSNLYNTGGYTEPAPDLPSAQVSETTPYVPLAPPS; encoded by the coding sequence GTGAATTTCTTTGTGAACCAAAACATCGTCATTCACCAGCTAAGGGTCGAGGGAATCTCGAATTCTTCCGTCCTCCAAATTGGTAGTGCTGGTATAATTAAACCACTTTCGAACCTATATAACACAGGGGGATATACCGAACCCGCTCCTGACCTCCCAAGTGCACAAGTTTCAGAAACAACACCATATGTACCACTAGCTCCTCCATCATAA
- a CDS encoding spore germination protein, giving the protein MPSIVGPVKINSAGGVVNFGDSFNTTPKSTSKTYAGSGGFNTGDFHIVNNGFSLTNSLDPDVADENITANN; this is encoded by the coding sequence ATGCCTTCAATTGTAGGACCAGTTAAAATTAATAGTGCAGGTGGAGTCGTCAACTTTGGCGACAGTTTTAACACAACACCGAAATCAACTTCTAAAACATATGCTGGTTCAGGAGGATTCAATACAGGGGATTTTCATATTGTAAACAATGGATTCAGCTTAACAAATTCGCTTGATCCAGACGTTGCCGATGAAAACATCACTGCTAACAATTAG
- a CDS encoding spore germination protein GerPE codes for MYSRSSLVNWIYVTSLDSSSIVQIGDSNQITPETKIYALQREQPIFNGDEVEDLTQFPIYSQPLPLPLLTEELRQTTIHENPIIKVGSIRIIGIAASSVLHVGSTRTIRTEARVKHNREYFSDPYADED; via the coding sequence ATGTATAGCCGATCCTCACTTGTAAACTGGATTTATGTCACCTCGCTCGATAGTAGTAGCATTGTGCAAATTGGTGATAGTAATCAAATTACACCTGAAACAAAAATTTATGCCTTACAAAGAGAGCAACCTATTTTTAATGGCGATGAAGTTGAAGACCTGACCCAATTCCCGATTTACTCACAACCCCTGCCCCTCCCTCTTCTTACTGAAGAGCTAAGGCAAACGACGATCCATGAGAATCCAATTATTAAAGTTGGTAGTATACGTATCATAGGTATCGCTGCTTCATCTGTTCTTCATGTGGGATCTACAAGAACGATTCGCACAGAAGCTCGAGTAAAACATAACCGCGAATATTTCTCTGATCCTTATGCAGACGAAGATTAA
- a CDS encoding spore gernimation protein GerPD, translating into MNYTVINRELSVGHIDITAVASSSVFLIGDTESIVCSSIFDTPPESLIISRPFVPLSTS; encoded by the coding sequence GTGAATTACACCGTAATTAACAGGGAATTATCAGTCGGTCACATAGATATTACGGCGGTCGCAAGTTCGTCTGTATTTCTCATAGGTGACACCGAATCGATTGTTTGCTCATCTATTTTTGATACGCCTCCGGAATCTTTAATCATCTCAAGACCATTTGTACCGCTATCAACGTCATAA
- the gerPC gene encoding spore germination protein GerPC — translation MYPNDNFYAILQRMQQSIEHQNNRIKMLEDMIDELRDNCNELSKTPKTNIEKIEYKFDQLKIERLDGTLNIGLTPNGGADVLDDFTVNGGNGMNPSNVPPEAIQSIQQNVQSYMQNGALQKLGELEKKYQYPLDDPYRHFILNDIQKQLDQRINYYVNQQTTRSPEGNVEQLVEDVSAKIKRDISNGMEAFLKNLPGRTDLK, via the coding sequence ATGTATCCAAACGATAATTTCTACGCGATCTTGCAGCGGATGCAACAAAGCATTGAACATCAAAACAATCGAATCAAAATGCTTGAGGATATGATTGATGAATTAAGGGATAATTGCAATGAATTATCTAAAACCCCTAAAACGAATATTGAAAAAATCGAATATAAATTTGATCAATTAAAGATTGAAAGACTTGATGGAACGTTAAATATTGGTCTTACGCCTAACGGAGGGGCCGACGTGCTGGATGACTTTACAGTGAATGGTGGGAATGGGATGAATCCATCAAATGTTCCGCCTGAAGCAATCCAATCCATTCAACAAAATGTGCAATCGTATATGCAAAATGGAGCGTTACAAAAGTTAGGTGAGTTAGAGAAAAAATATCAATATCCACTTGATGACCCGTATCGCCACTTTATCTTAAATGACATTCAAAAGCAGCTTGATCAGAGAATTAATTATTATGTTAATCAACAAACGACGCGTTCACCCGAAGGAAATGTTGAGCAACTTGTAGAGGATGTATCAGCTAAAATTAAGCGAGACATCTCAAATGGAATGGAAGCTTTCCTTAAAAACTTACCAGGAAGGACTGATTTAAAGTGA
- a CDS encoding spore germination protein has protein sequence MPAIVGAIKVNTIGTSGVFHVGDVFIVSPTSAVRTFAGGGSFNTGDGLNVSSSYSVTSVNDSDVADQNVVANI, from the coding sequence ATGCCGGCAATCGTCGGAGCTATTAAAGTAAACACGATCGGAACTAGTGGTGTTTTCCACGTCGGCGATGTCTTTATTGTATCTCCAACCAGTGCCGTAAGAACCTTTGCAGGTGGGGGGTCTTTTAATACTGGGGATGGCTTAAACGTGAGCAGTTCTTATAGCGTGACAAGTGTAAACGATAGTGATGTTGCGGATCAAAATGTTGTTGCGAATATATAA
- a CDS encoding DUF1871 family protein, with translation MNDVSKLNIELVRVIKEWDPLSIGIDDYDTEAADVVQLVHQLDDVAELGKEIQGIYHFSYEEVIPLSKCEQLAIQLLALKNNSSCER, from the coding sequence ATGAATGACGTAAGTAAACTAAATATAGAGCTCGTCCGTGTGATTAAAGAATGGGATCCGCTGTCCATTGGGATAGATGATTATGATACGGAAGCAGCGGATGTGGTCCAGCTTGTTCATCAGCTAGATGATGTAGCAGAGTTAGGCAAAGAAATTCAAGGCATTTATCATTTTTCGTATGAAGAAGTGATTCCACTTTCGAAGTGTGAACAGTTAGCCATTCAGCTTCTCGCACTAAAAAACAATTCATCATGTGAGCGATGA
- a CDS encoding DUF4397 domain-containing protein codes for MKWIWSFIMVVALLVAVSPQSLAAEKNNNANVRVIHASPDAPAVDIYVDGQPAFKNAAFKDVTDYAMLAPGEKTIQVFASSANGEGKPVLEQKLSVEAGKNYSVLAVGKLENLALKVLEDQKGSGEKAGLRAVHASPNAPAVDIGVKDGDALIKNLAFTQNSEYQFVDPGTYNLEIRPAGTDKAVLDLPNLPVEAGVNYTAIALGLLDGDPSLNVILLKDGK; via the coding sequence ATGAAATGGATATGGAGTTTCATTATGGTGGTTGCGCTTTTAGTAGCCGTCTCCCCACAAAGTCTAGCAGCGGAAAAGAATAACAATGCGAACGTTCGAGTCATCCATGCTTCACCAGATGCGCCAGCGGTTGATATTTATGTAGATGGTCAACCCGCCTTTAAAAATGCGGCTTTCAAAGATGTGACTGACTATGCGATGTTGGCACCTGGCGAGAAGACGATTCAAGTATTTGCTTCTTCTGCTAATGGAGAAGGAAAGCCAGTTCTTGAACAAAAATTATCTGTAGAAGCGGGGAAAAATTATTCCGTACTTGCGGTCGGTAAGCTCGAGAATCTTGCACTAAAAGTACTTGAAGACCAAAAGGGATCAGGAGAAAAAGCTGGTTTAAGAGCGGTACATGCATCACCAAATGCGCCGGCAGTTGACATCGGGGTAAAGGATGGAGATGCACTTATTAAAAACCTTGCTTTTACCCAAAACTCGGAATACCAGTTTGTTGATCCAGGAACGTACAATTTAGAAATTCGACCGGCTGGAACGGACAAAGCAGTATTGGATCTACCTAATTTACCAGTAGAAGCTGGAGTAAATTACACGGCGATTGCATTAGGGTTATTAGATGGAGATCCTTCATTAAATGTTATTCTTCTAAAAGATGGGAAATAA
- a CDS encoding DUF2188 domain-containing protein, producing the protein MKTTYHVQSGKTKSWEIKKEGAKQATKTFETKEEAYQFGRQICDENRPSELVVHQENGQIEDRSLYNS; encoded by the coding sequence ATGAAAACAACTTATCATGTTCAAAGTGGAAAAACCAAATCATGGGAGATAAAAAAAGAAGGAGCAAAGCAAGCGACTAAAACGTTTGAAACAAAAGAAGAAGCTTACCAGTTTGGGAGACAAATTTGTGATGAAAACCGACCTTCAGAGCTAGTCGTTCATCAAGAAAACGGTCAAATTGAGGATAGAAGTCTTTATAATAGCTAG
- a CDS encoding ribonuclease H-like YkuK family protein, translating to MDFISPTAGKVTIEQVTHLIENYTKEDPKAIYRIVIGTDSQTSRKATQFVTALIIHRVGKGARIFYRKVKQKPIHELRHRIYKETEMSLELMELLKNKGFAELLETWPIEIHLDVGKQGETRKVIQEVVGWVTSVGYIARIKPDSYGASSVADRYTKSIS from the coding sequence ATGGATTTTATAAGTCCAACAGCTGGAAAAGTAACGATCGAACAGGTAACACACTTGATTGAGAATTACACGAAAGAAGATCCTAAGGCCATCTATCGGATCGTCATTGGAACCGATTCACAGACAAGCCGTAAAGCTACGCAGTTTGTGACAGCGCTTATTATTCACCGTGTCGGCAAAGGGGCGAGGATATTCTACAGGAAAGTGAAACAAAAACCGATTCATGAGCTTAGACATCGCATTTACAAAGAGACTGAAATGAGTCTTGAGCTCATGGAATTGTTAAAAAATAAAGGGTTTGCGGAACTGTTAGAAACGTGGCCAATTGAAATTCATCTTGATGTTGGAAAACAAGGTGAAACGCGGAAGGTGATTCAAGAAGTCGTGGGTTGGGTTACTTCAGTAGGATATATCGCACGTATTAAGCCCGATTCATATGGAGCAAGTAGCGTTGCAGATCGATACACGAAGTCTATTAGTTAA